In Apium graveolens cultivar Ventura chromosome 10, ASM990537v1, whole genome shotgun sequence, the following are encoded in one genomic region:
- the LOC141689886 gene encoding TORTIFOLIA1-like protein 3, whose product MTLMVEAWREIPDAVDEVTPLSESQSSSKEVHNNARHSSGPKSTHSINSVPSQMSKVSPSSATIAGKRNPPESNDRKTGPAMFRKLDHKKPPNKKIATATPLSVVSEDTKFRNEKLCNKGVEEINRFTKLETRRELFSRNSEGNTHNFDRSKAASSVLFCDEMSESVAKVNIAVENHENHKENEDLVLIRKQLLQLKNQQSSLFNLLQGFIGTSQNSMHSFESCVHGLDLALDEISLDLAVSAGRISVTRSAGTTCCRLPGAEFLYSKLWRGTEGQISASTEAIRHNMEIKNRIKLENRRVRLQNVSGFIVNPLAEVHNNSQWFLEIVQNAA is encoded by the exons ATGACTCTGATGGTGGAAGCTTGGAGGGAAATTCCAGATGCAGTTGATGAGGTTACACCGCTTTCCGAATCTCAATCCTCTTCGAAAG AAGTTCATAATAATGCACGCCATTCTTCTGGCCCCAAATCTACTCACTCTATTAATTCTGTACCTTCTCAGATGAGTAAGGTCTCTCCTTCCTCCGCGACGATTGCCGGTAAAAGAAATCCTCCAGAGTCTAATGACAGGAAAACAGGACCAGCTATGTTTAGAAAGCTTGATCATAAAAAGCCTCCTAACAAGAAAATCGCAACTGCAACTCCATTGTCCGTAGTTTCAGAAGATACTAAATTTAGGAATGAGAAATTATGCAATAAAGGCGTCGAGGAGATCAATAGATTTACAAAGCTTGAAACAAGACGGGAACTTTTCAGTAGGAACTCTGAGGGAAATACGCACAATTTTGACAGGTCTAAAGCTGCCTCGAGTGTGCTTTTTTGTGATGAAATGTCAGAATCTGTGGCAAAAGTTAACATTGCCGTCGAAAATCATGAGAATCATAAAGAGAATGAGGATCTAGTCTTGATTCGCAAGCAGCTTCTTCAACTTAAAAACCAGCAATCCAGTTTGTTTAATTTACTTCAG GGATTTATTGGGACATCCCAAAATAGTATGCATTCTTTCGAATCCTGTGTCCATGGTCTAGATCTGGCCTTGGATGAGATTTCACTTGATTTGGCAGTGTCAGCTGGAAGGATATCAGTTACTCGCTCTGCAGGAACCACGTGCTGCAGGCTGCCTGGTGCAGAGTTTTTATATTCTAAGCTCTGGAGGGGAACAGAAGGTCAGATTTCAGCATCAACGGAGGCTATTAGGCACAACATGGAAATTAAGAACAGAATCAAACTGGAGAATAGAAGAGTGCGTCTCCAGAATGTTAGTGGGTTTATTGTAAATCCATTGGCAGAGGTCCATAACAATTCCCAGTGGTTTTTAGAGATTGTCCAAAATGCCGCATAA